Within Synechococcus sp. NB0720_010, the genomic segment GCCAGGCAGTTCCCGTAGAAGATCTCGGCGAAGCTCTCGCCGACCACGGCCCGGATACCCCAGCGCATCAGGGCCTGCGGGGCATGCTCGCGACTGGAGCCACAGCCGAAATTGCGGTTCACCAGCAGCACGGAGGCCTCTTGATGCTCCGGGCGATCAAAGGGATGGGCACCGGCCAACTCAGCGCGGTCATCCGCGAAGGCCGCGGGCCCGAGGGCATCAAAGGTGACGCACTTGAGGAAACGGGCCGGAATGATCCGGTCGGTGTCGATGTCATCGCCGCGCACCACAACGCTGGTGCCAGAGACACGGCCAATTGAACCGGAGGGGAAAGAAGTCGAGCTAGCCATCGGTTGAGAAGAAAAACGCGAGCAATCAGGCGTTGAGCAACGCGCGCACATCACTGACGCGGCCATGAATCGCTGCCGCGGCCACCATCGCTGGGCTCATCAGCAGGGTGCGGCCACTGGCAGAGCCCTGACGTCCCTTGAAGTTGCGGTTGCTGGAGCTGGCACTGATCTGGCGACCTTCCAAACGATCAGGGTTCATGGCCAGACACATCGAGCAGCCCG encodes:
- the leuD gene encoding 3-isopropylmalate dehydratase small subunit gives rise to the protein MASSTSFPSGSIGRVSGTSVVVRGDDIDTDRIIPARFLKCVTFDALGPAAFADDRAELAGAHPFDRPEHQEASVLLVNRNFGCGSSREHAPQALMRWGIRAVVGESFAEIFYGNCLALGIPCLSADHDTMLAIQSVAEADATAAFVVDVESLTLSCGDQQWALTLAAGPKQMLLSGQWDATGQLLANDEALKATAQRLPYLCQFQAA